A portion of the Thermosediminibacter oceani DSM 16646 genome contains these proteins:
- the smc gene encoding chromosome segregation protein SMC, whose translation MYLKRVELQGFKSFADRIEIEFQPGINAIVGPNGSGKSNITDAIRWVLGEQSIKTLRGSKLEDVIFAGSHGRKPMGMAEVSIILDNSDHLLPLEYSEICITRRVFRSGESEFYLNKVPCRLRDIQELFMDTGIGKDGYSIISQGQVDEFLISRPEERRMIFEETAGIMKHRARKREAEKKLEETMANLTRVDDILTEIESQLEPLFSQREKALEYQRLSKRQKLLEVNLLLLDLERLQEKLAQVVLDLSERSLALEQIRNKKADLGARLLHIKRELDKKQEEYERLRGEFFNKTTEKKEIEKEKEWQNERLKRLKEDLNITEQKLSALNEKLESAGNNLNCKIKELEDKIREINGVELKLYEKEKALTFVDSSIKEKQATIDNLKGDVIDLLNSASEIKNMITSLRTMKDNLQKRIAQIDKELSQIDEANSLTSRELEGINGKLTGLKGNLSDLNKKLEHLHKVLEGQNGEYRNTGKLLQEKIILLNELKSRYRALEEINQNYEGYQLGVKNLLSHLRSGKINVSGIYGTVADIIDTDRKLETAIEAALGGALQNVVCDTEQNAKEAIEYLKRNNLGRVTFLPLSSVKPRLLSPGEEWILSLPGCIGLAYKLIEYDKKFTPVLTYLLGRVIVAEDMDSALTIARKTDFSIKVVTLEGEIINPGGPITGGSFKKSSLFLSRKREFREIKEKMGIVEEEISALKSRISSLEEAMEKTQRSIETLSQNIYRSNLEIAGLEKEQMEKKGLMEERLERQRLLKLEKKQIESEIEDIDRQILKVQEDISSIEEQNAKHQSRVETLQREIAESKKSKDELETEINDLRAVLNSLRQQELGLKYQIQNLEQNKEEWQKEKRELEQNMDAIREALESTVEKMRELQLRLEDNARDEANLHNALIEMKKQKEEVEGKIQAIQKDLERLQREEKKAENALGEYRVSEASLKIEIEHIEARLMEKYSMSVKDALGLKQDLGGYERMKQELYSVKDMIMTLGPVNLNAIDDYENLKSRYDFLKSQRDDLLQAKIKLDDLIKDLTKTMEEMFLDTFKRVKVEFQRVFVELFGGGKAELILDDEENPLDSGIEIIAQPPGKKLQNLTLLSGGERALTAIALLFSILNIKATPFCILDEIEAALDDANIDRFTRYLKKVSEHTQVIIITHRKGTMEVADALYGIAMEETAVSKLITVKLED comes from the coding sequence TTGTATCTAAAAAGGGTCGAACTACAGGGTTTTAAATCCTTTGCCGATAGAATCGAAATAGAATTTCAACCAGGCATCAATGCCATTGTCGGTCCTAACGGCAGCGGCAAGAGCAACATAACCGACGCTATCCGCTGGGTGTTGGGGGAGCAGAGTATTAAAACGCTGCGCGGGTCAAAGCTGGAAGACGTTATTTTTGCAGGCAGTCATGGCCGAAAGCCCATGGGCATGGCTGAGGTATCAATAATCCTGGATAATTCGGACCATTTACTGCCCCTGGAGTATTCGGAAATATGTATAACAAGACGGGTGTTCCGATCCGGTGAAAGTGAATTTTACCTCAACAAGGTTCCCTGCAGGCTGAGGGACATCCAGGAGTTGTTCATGGATACGGGGATAGGTAAGGACGGCTATTCTATCATCAGCCAGGGTCAGGTGGACGAATTTTTGATTAGCAGGCCTGAAGAGAGGCGCATGATCTTTGAAGAGACTGCCGGGATAATGAAACACAGGGCCAGAAAAAGGGAAGCCGAAAAAAAACTTGAAGAGACAATGGCAAATTTAACCAGAGTTGACGATATATTGACAGAAATCGAATCTCAGCTGGAACCTCTATTTTCTCAGCGGGAAAAGGCACTGGAATACCAGAGACTTTCGAAACGGCAAAAACTGTTGGAGGTCAACCTGCTCTTACTGGACTTGGAAAGGCTTCAGGAGAAACTGGCTCAAGTTGTCTTGGACCTCTCGGAAAGGAGTTTAGCTCTAGAACAAATAAGAAATAAAAAGGCCGATTTGGGAGCAAGGCTTTTACATATAAAAAGGGAGCTGGACAAGAAGCAGGAAGAGTATGAAAGGCTCCGGGGAGAGTTTTTCAACAAAACTACAGAAAAAAAGGAAATAGAAAAGGAAAAAGAGTGGCAGAATGAAAGGCTCAAACGGTTGAAAGAAGATCTAAACATAACCGAACAAAAATTAAGCGCTTTAAACGAAAAACTGGAATCTGCTGGAAACAATTTGAACTGCAAGATCAAAGAACTCGAAGATAAAATAAGAGAAATTAACGGCGTGGAGCTAAAATTATACGAGAAAGAGAAGGCATTGACTTTTGTTGATTCGTCGATAAAAGAAAAACAGGCTACTATCGATAATCTGAAGGGTGACGTTATTGACCTTCTGAACTCCGCTTCAGAAATAAAAAACATGATTACAAGCCTCAGGACCATGAAGGACAATTTACAAAAGCGCATAGCTCAAATAGATAAAGAACTGAGCCAGATTGATGAAGCTAATTCTTTAACGTCGCGGGAATTGGAAGGTATTAACGGAAAGCTGACGGGTCTTAAGGGAAACCTTTCCGATTTAAACAAGAAACTGGAACACCTGCATAAAGTGCTCGAGGGGCAGAACGGCGAATACAGGAATACCGGGAAATTGCTGCAGGAAAAAATTATCCTGCTTAACGAATTAAAGTCCCGTTACAGAGCATTGGAAGAAATAAATCAGAATTATGAAGGCTATCAACTGGGCGTGAAAAATCTCCTTTCCCATCTGAGAAGCGGTAAAATTAATGTAAGCGGGATATACGGTACCGTTGCTGATATTATTGATACCGACAGAAAATTAGAGACTGCTATAGAGGCCGCCCTGGGAGGGGCGCTTCAAAACGTAGTTTGCGATACCGAACAGAACGCCAAAGAAGCGATAGAATATCTGAAGCGTAACAACCTAGGCCGCGTTACTTTTCTACCCCTTTCATCGGTAAAACCCAGGTTGTTAAGTCCAGGTGAAGAGTGGATCCTCTCGTTGCCGGGGTGTATAGGGCTCGCTTACAAATTGATAGAATACGATAAAAAGTTTACTCCGGTTTTGACTTATCTTCTGGGCAGGGTCATTGTTGCAGAAGATATGGACAGCGCTCTGACAATAGCCAGAAAAACGGATTTTAGTATAAAAGTCGTAACGCTGGAAGGTGAGATAATAAACCCCGGCGGTCCAATAACGGGGGGCAGCTTTAAAAAATCCAGCCTGTTTTTAAGCCGCAAAAGGGAATTCAGGGAAATCAAGGAGAAAATGGGTATTGTAGAAGAAGAAATATCCGCGCTGAAAAGCAGGATTAGTTCCCTGGAAGAAGCCATGGAAAAAACCCAAAGGTCCATCGAAACCCTCAGCCAAAACATATACAGATCCAACCTTGAGATTGCAGGCCTTGAAAAAGAACAAATGGAAAAAAAGGGTTTGATGGAGGAAAGGTTAGAAAGACAGCGGCTCTTAAAACTCGAAAAGAAGCAGATAGAAAGTGAGATAGAAGATATAGACCGTCAGATTTTAAAAGTGCAGGAGGATATAAGCTCTATAGAAGAGCAAAATGCAAAACACCAGTCCAGAGTGGAGACCCTGCAGCGGGAAATTGCAGAAAGTAAAAAATCAAAAGATGAACTTGAAACGGAAATAAACGACCTGAGAGCTGTTTTGAACTCTCTCAGGCAGCAAGAACTCGGACTCAAGTATCAGATCCAAAACCTTGAACAGAATAAGGAAGAATGGCAAAAGGAGAAGAGAGAACTAGAGCAAAATATGGATGCAATCCGAGAAGCCTTGGAATCCACCGTGGAAAAAATGCGGGAATTGCAGCTCAGGTTGGAAGATAACGCAAGAGATGAGGCAAATTTGCACAATGCTTTGATAGAGATGAAGAAACAAAAAGAAGAAGTTGAAGGAAAAATCCAGGCAATCCAGAAAGATCTGGAGCGGCTCCAGCGAGAGGAGAAAAAGGCTGAGAATGCGCTGGGGGAATACCGTGTAAGCGAGGCTTCGCTGAAAATTGAGATAGAACATATAGAAGCCAGGCTTATGGAAAAATATTCCATGTCCGTAAAAGACGCATTGGGTCTAAAACAGGATCTGGGCGGTTACGAAAGAATGAAGCAAGAGCTTTATTCCGTAAAAGATATGATTATGACCCTGGGTCCGGTTAACTTGAATGCCATCGATGATTACGAAAACCTCAAATCCAGGTATGATTTTTTAAAGAGCCAGAGGGACGACCTGCTCCAGGCAAAAATAAAACTCGACGACCTTATAAAGGACTTGACAAAAACCATGGAAGAAATGTTTTTAGATACCTTTAAGAGGGTTAAAGTGGAGTTTCAAAGAGTGTTCGTCGAACTTTTCGGAGGAGGCAAAGCGGAATTAATTTTGGACGACGAGGAAAACCCTCTGGACTCCGGGATTGAGATAATCGCACAGCCGCCGGGCAAAAAGCTACAGAACCTGACGCTACTATCCGGTGGTGAGAGGGCCCTTACGGCAATTGCATTGCTTTTTTCAATATTGAACATCAAGGCGACGCCTTTTTGTATACTCGACGAGATCGAGGCGGCTCTGGACGATGCCAATATAGACAGGTTTACACGTTATTTGAAAAAAGTATCCGAGCATACCCAGGTGATTATAATAACCCACAGGAAGGGTACAATGGAGGTGGCCGACGCCCTTTACGGCATAGCCATGGAAGAAACCGCGGTATCCAAATTAATAACTGTAAAACTGGAAGATTAA
- the ftsY gene encoding signal recognition particle-docking protein FtsY — protein sequence MGFFERLKQSLAKTRNSLAEKVESLLKFSTKIDEETLEELEEILITADIGVDATEKLISRLREKVKAEKIKSPEELKEALKNEIIKVFPEPKFDIIPPSVILIVGVNGVGKTTTIGKLAFKFKSEGKKVILAAADTFRAAATEQLSIWGQRVGVDVIKHQEGSDPASVLFDAIQAGKARRADIIICDTAGRLHTRKNLMEELKKLYRVSEKEYPEARISSLLVLDATTGQNAIAQARIFKEAVNISGIILTKLDGTAKGGVAVAIASELNLPVLFVGVGEGVDDLQEFDPKAFVDAIF from the coding sequence ATGGGTTTTTTTGAGCGCCTAAAGCAGAGCCTTGCAAAAACCAGAAACTCCTTGGCCGAAAAAGTAGAAAGCCTTTTGAAATTCTCAACAAAAATTGATGAGGAGACCCTCGAAGAACTTGAAGAAATTCTTATAACCGCTGATATAGGTGTTGATGCCACGGAAAAACTCATCTCTCGTCTAAGGGAGAAGGTAAAGGCAGAAAAGATTAAATCTCCGGAAGAACTGAAGGAAGCCCTGAAAAACGAGATCATAAAAGTCTTTCCTGAGCCGAAGTTCGATATTATTCCCCCGTCGGTTATACTCATAGTGGGAGTAAACGGCGTGGGAAAAACCACTACAATAGGCAAACTGGCTTTTAAATTCAAATCTGAAGGCAAAAAAGTGATCCTCGCCGCTGCTGACACCTTCAGAGCGGCGGCGACCGAACAGCTTTCGATCTGGGGACAGAGAGTGGGTGTGGATGTTATAAAGCATCAGGAAGGATCAGATCCGGCATCGGTTTTATTCGACGCTATACAGGCAGGTAAAGCCCGCCGCGCGGATATTATAATCTGCGATACTGCCGGCAGGTTGCACACCAGGAAAAACCTTATGGAGGAGCTTAAAAAACTCTACAGGGTCAGCGAAAAGGAGTACCCAGAAGCGAGAATTTCGAGCTTGCTGGTGCTGGATGCCACCACCGGACAGAACGCTATAGCGCAGGCCAGGATTTTTAAAGAAGCCGTAAATATCTCCGGGATCATCCTCACAAAACTGGACGGTACGGCAAAAGGCGGTGTGGCCGTTGCCATCGCTTCGGAATTAAATCTGCCGGTGCTTTTCGTCGGGGTCGGAGAGGGTGTGGACGACCTGCAGGAATTCGACCCGAAAGCCTTTGTGGATGCGATATTTTAA
- the ylxM gene encoding YlxM family DNA-binding protein, which translates to MPDLLRLSLLYDFYGAFLTERQREFFELHFFSDWSLSEIADNFGVTRQGVFDVIHRSTAFLEDCEKKLGLVGRFLRMARGMERVLKSLEELEPFISEQGKTRWKRVCDELAMLIKEGCE; encoded by the coding sequence ATGCCGGATCTTTTGAGATTGAGCCTTTTATACGATTTTTACGGGGCTTTTTTGACCGAAAGACAAAGAGAATTTTTTGAGCTTCACTTTTTCAGCGACTGGTCTTTAAGCGAGATTGCGGATAATTTCGGCGTCACCCGCCAGGGCGTTTTTGATGTCATACACCGTTCTACCGCTTTTCTGGAAGATTGCGAGAAGAAATTGGGACTGGTTGGAAGGTTTCTTCGTATGGCGAGGGGCATGGAAAGGGTTCTGAAGTCCCTCGAGGAGCTGGAGCCTTTTATCAGCGAACAGGGTAAGACCAGGTGGAAAAGAGTGTGCGACGAACTCGCCATGCTTATAAAAGAAGGGTGTGAATGA
- the ffh gene encoding signal recognition particle protein has translation MAFEALTQKLEAVFKKLRGKGKLSEADVKQAMREVKLALLEADVNYKVVKDFIQKVTERAVGQEVLESLTPAQQVIKIVNDELTKLMGPKEARLNISPSKVNVVMMVGLQGSGKTTTSGKLGLYLSKKGKRPLLVAADIYRPAAIKQLQVVGEKIGLPVFTMGEQNPVNISKAAVEYASRHNNDVVIIDTAGRLHVDDELMQELINIKDAVNPDEILLVVDSMTGQDAVNVAETFHNKLQLTGLILTKLDGDTRGGAALSIKAVTGCPIKFVGMGEKLTDLEPFYPERMASRILGMGDVLSLIEKATAAIDQNKARELEEKIRKEEFTLDDFLEQLKQVRKMGSLDQILSMIPGLSPQKLQGVEFNEKELVHIEAIINSMTKEERMNPSIINGSRRRRIAMGSGTSVQDVNRLLKQFEQTKKMVKQLSELEKGRKKGRFKLPFFNL, from the coding sequence TTGGCGTTCGAAGCCTTAACCCAAAAACTGGAAGCCGTATTCAAGAAGTTAAGAGGAAAAGGGAAGTTATCCGAGGCCGACGTGAAGCAGGCAATGCGGGAAGTTAAACTCGCGCTGCTGGAGGCCGACGTTAATTACAAGGTTGTAAAGGATTTCATTCAGAAGGTGACCGAGCGCGCCGTAGGGCAGGAGGTTTTGGAGAGCTTGACTCCCGCCCAGCAGGTGATCAAAATAGTAAACGACGAGCTCACCAAGTTAATGGGGCCGAAAGAAGCAAGACTAAATATTTCACCCTCAAAAGTTAACGTTGTCATGATGGTAGGTTTGCAGGGGTCGGGGAAAACCACCACCTCCGGAAAGCTCGGGCTTTATCTTTCAAAAAAGGGGAAAAGGCCTCTATTGGTGGCGGCCGACATATACCGCCCCGCAGCTATCAAACAGCTGCAGGTTGTGGGAGAAAAGATTGGATTACCCGTTTTTACCATGGGAGAGCAGAATCCCGTAAATATTTCCAAGGCCGCTGTGGAATACGCGTCCCGGCATAACAACGATGTCGTCATTATAGATACTGCCGGCCGGCTGCACGTAGACGACGAATTGATGCAGGAGCTCATAAACATAAAGGATGCCGTAAACCCCGATGAAATTCTCCTCGTAGTGGACAGCATGACCGGTCAGGACGCTGTAAATGTAGCCGAAACTTTCCATAACAAGTTGCAACTCACGGGGCTCATCCTGACAAAACTGGACGGAGACACCAGAGGAGGGGCCGCGCTTTCAATAAAGGCCGTTACCGGATGTCCCATAAAATTCGTAGGTATGGGAGAAAAGCTCACGGACCTGGAACCTTTTTATCCGGAGCGGATGGCATCCAGGATCCTGGGCATGGGTGATGTGCTCAGTCTAATCGAGAAGGCCACTGCCGCTATAGATCAGAATAAGGCCAGGGAGCTGGAAGAAAAAATCAGGAAAGAAGAATTCACTCTGGATGATTTTCTGGAACAGCTGAAGCAAGTCAGAAAAATGGGATCTCTCGACCAGATCCTGAGCATGATACCGGGCCTTTCGCCACAGAAGCTGCAGGGTGTGGAATTTAACGAGAAGGAACTCGTCCACATAGAAGCCATAATCAATTCTATGACCAAAGAAGAGCGCATGAATCCGAGCATTATAAACGGAAGCCGGCGCAGGAGAATTGCCATGGGAAGCGGTACCTCGGTTCAAGACGTTAACAGGCTTTTAAAACAATTCGAGCAAACCAAGAAAATGGTGAAGCAGTTGAGTGAACTGGAAAAAGGCAGAAAAAAAGGGAGATTTAAGTTGCCCTTTTTTAACCTGTAA
- the rpsP gene encoding 30S ribosomal protein S16 — MAVRIRLRRMGAKKRPFYRIVVADSRSPRDGRFIEEIGYYNPLTDPAEIKINEEKALDWMRKGAQPTDTVKYLFKTTGILEKYKAQKSNNKQNSDAKEE; from the coding sequence ATGGCGGTAAGGATAAGATTAAGGCGCATGGGGGCCAAAAAGAGGCCTTTTTACCGGATCGTTGTGGCCGACAGCCGGAGCCCGCGGGACGGTAGATTCATAGAGGAGATTGGTTACTATAACCCGCTCACAGATCCGGCTGAAATAAAAATTAATGAAGAAAAGGCCCTAGACTGGATGAGAAAGGGTGCCCAACCTACCGATACCGTAAAGTACTTATTTAAGACCACCGGTATCCTTGAAAAGTACAAAGCCCAGAAGTCAAACAACAAACAAAATTCCGATGCGAAGGAGGAATAA
- a CDS encoding KH domain-containing protein — translation MIELVEYIAKALVDHPEDVSVNRVEGEQSVIIELKVHPDDMGKIIGKQGRIAKAIRTVVKAAAAKEGKRVIVEIL, via the coding sequence TTGATAGAACTGGTGGAGTACATTGCTAAAGCTTTAGTAGACCATCCCGAAGATGTATCGGTGAACCGGGTGGAAGGTGAGCAGTCCGTAATAATAGAATTAAAAGTCCACCCCGATGACATGGGCAAAATAATCGGGAAGCAGGGAAGAATAGCAAAGGCTATCAGAACCGTTGTCAAAGCAGCAGCCGCCAAAGAAGGCAAAAGAGTAATTGTAGAGATTCTATAA
- the rimM gene encoding ribosome maturation factor RimM (Essential for efficient processing of 16S rRNA), whose translation MREYIAIGRVLAPWGVRGQVKVEALTDDVNRFRKLKSVLVEEDEALKSYVVNSVVFLKKDFVALKLEGIDTVESAERLRGRYLMVHRKDAVKLPEGHYFICDIIGMEVYREEDGELLGRVRDVLKTGANDVYVVDLKGGRELLLPAIRDVVRKIDLENNKMVVKLMEGMD comes from the coding sequence TTGAGGGAGTATATAGCCATCGGGAGGGTACTCGCTCCCTGGGGAGTTAGAGGGCAGGTCAAAGTAGAGGCATTAACCGACGACGTCAACCGGTTCAGGAAGCTAAAATCGGTTCTGGTTGAAGAGGACGAAGCTTTAAAATCTTACGTTGTAAACTCCGTAGTGTTTCTCAAAAAAGATTTCGTGGCTTTAAAGCTTGAGGGGATCGATACGGTAGAGTCCGCCGAACGCTTGAGGGGCAGGTACCTCATGGTTCATAGAAAAGATGCTGTAAAACTTCCCGAGGGACATTATTTCATCTGCGATATAATCGGCATGGAAGTTTACAGAGAGGAGGACGGCGAACTGCTCGGACGGGTTCGGGATGTACTCAAAACAGGAGCCAATGATGTTTACGTAGTCGACCTGAAAGGCGGCAGAGAATTGCTGCTGCCCGCCATAAGGGATGTCGTAAGAAAGATTGACCTGGAAAATAATAAAATGGTAGTAAAACTCATGGAGGGAATGGATTAG
- the trmD gene encoding tRNA (guanosine(37)-N1)-methyltransferase TrmD: MLLFHILTLFPEFFAGPLDVSILKRAREKGLIKIELLNIRDFSRDKHKKVDDYPYGGGAGMVMKPEPIFEAVDFAVGSVEARKRRIILLSPQGRIFNQEMARELSCEEHIILICGHYEGIDERVKTIITDEVSLGDFVLTGGEIPALAIVDATSRLVPGVLGSYESVSEESFSNGLLEYPHYTRPEVYRGLRVPEVLLSGNHKEIELFRRREALRRTMEKRPDLFKKLKLTELDKKLLEEMGFGCQE, from the coding sequence GTGCTCTTATTTCATATCCTTACCCTTTTTCCGGAGTTTTTCGCAGGACCGCTGGATGTGAGCATATTGAAAAGAGCCCGGGAGAAGGGTCTTATAAAAATAGAGCTTTTAAATATCAGGGATTTTTCCAGGGACAAGCATAAAAAAGTGGACGACTACCCTTACGGCGGGGGTGCGGGTATGGTTATGAAACCCGAGCCCATCTTCGAGGCCGTGGATTTCGCCGTAGGTAGCGTTGAGGCCAGGAAGAGGCGAATAATATTGCTCTCACCCCAGGGCAGAATTTTCAACCAGGAAATGGCCAGGGAATTGTCCTGCGAAGAACATATAATTCTCATATGCGGCCATTACGAAGGTATTGACGAAAGGGTAAAAACCATAATAACCGATGAAGTATCACTGGGGGATTTTGTATTGACCGGCGGTGAAATCCCTGCCCTGGCTATAGTCGATGCGACCTCTAGGTTGGTACCGGGCGTTCTGGGCAGCTACGAGTCGGTAAGCGAGGAGTCGTTTTCTAACGGCCTGCTGGAATATCCCCATTATACGAGACCGGAGGTTTACAGGGGTCTTCGAGTTCCGGAGGTTCTGCTTTCGGGAAACCACAAGGAAATAGAGCTGTTCAGGCGCAGGGAAGCTCTCAGGCGTACCATGGAAAAAAGACCCGATCTTTTTAAAAAACTCAAACTGACGGAACTGGATAAAAAATTGCTGGAAGAAATGGGTTTTGGTTGTCAAGAATAA
- the rplS gene encoding 50S ribosomal protein L19, translated as MDLLRAVEEEQMRKDIPDFRPGDTVKVYTKVVEGSRERIQVFEGTVIARKGGGLRETFTVRKVSYGVGVERIFPLHSPRIDKIEVVQRGKVRRAKLYYLRNLRGKAARIKERD; from the coding sequence ATGGACTTACTTAGAGCAGTAGAGGAAGAACAGATGAGAAAGGACATACCCGACTTCAGGCCGGGAGATACGGTGAAAGTCTACACCAAAGTAGTTGAGGGAAGCAGAGAGAGAATTCAGGTTTTTGAAGGTACCGTTATTGCCAGAAAAGGCGGCGGTTTGCGGGAAACGTTTACCGTCAGAAAGGTTTCCTATGGCGTGGGAGTAGAGAGGATTTTCCCTTTACACTCACCCCGTATTGATAAGATAGAAGTAGTTCAAAGAGGTAAGGTTCGCAGAGCGAAGCTTTATTACTTAAGAAACTTAAGGGGTAAAGCTGCGAGAATCAAGGAGAGGGACTGA
- the ylqF gene encoding ribosome biogenesis GTPase YlqF, giving the protein MDIHWYPGHMAKTRRIIKENLRLVDVVLEIVDARAPKSTHIPDIHDLIGSKKLLIIMNKADLADEKTTERWVSFFADNGMDSLSVDSRRRVGFKKLNEFAKELSGKIKRPLRGIVVGVPNVGKSSFINQIAGRKGAKTGNKPGITRGKMWLKAGDKFELLDTPGILWPKIEEEAVGLKLAFLGCIKEELLNVEEISLKLIGFLMRRFPETLVNRYGVNSSENPPVILEQIAKNRGFMAAGGKADTFRAAKTLLKEFQEGKLGRISLEEPGEEGGLWQDL; this is encoded by the coding sequence TTGGATATCCACTGGTATCCAGGCCACATGGCCAAAACGCGAAGGATTATAAAGGAAAACCTGAGACTGGTGGATGTAGTGCTGGAAATAGTTGATGCCCGGGCACCGAAAAGCACCCATATTCCCGATATACATGACCTTATCGGCTCAAAAAAGCTGCTTATAATTATGAATAAGGCCGACCTGGCGGACGAAAAGACCACCGAACGATGGGTCAGCTTTTTTGCCGATAACGGGATGGATTCGTTGAGCGTGGATTCCCGCAGGAGGGTCGGATTTAAAAAGCTGAATGAATTCGCAAAAGAGCTTTCAGGTAAAATAAAAAGACCTTTAAGAGGCATAGTTGTCGGAGTGCCAAACGTAGGGAAGTCCTCTTTTATTAATCAAATTGCGGGCAGAAAAGGCGCGAAAACTGGAAATAAACCCGGAATAACCCGGGGTAAAATGTGGCTCAAGGCCGGGGATAAATTTGAACTGCTGGATACCCCCGGAATCCTCTGGCCCAAGATTGAAGAAGAGGCCGTTGGTTTGAAACTTGCGTTTTTGGGATGTATAAAGGAAGAATTGCTGAATGTGGAAGAGATATCGCTTAAATTGATAGGATTTTTGATGAGACGGTTCCCGGAAACACTTGTGAACAGGTACGGAGTAAATTCGAGTGAAAATCCGCCGGTGATTCTCGAGCAAATAGCCAAAAATAGAGGATTTATGGCCGCCGGCGGCAAGGCGGATACTTTCAGAGCCGCTAAGACCTTGCTGAAAGAATTTCAGGAAGGAAAACTTGGGAGAATTTCCCTGGAAGAGCCGGGTGAAGAAGGAGGACTCTGGCAGGATTTGTAG
- a CDS encoding ribonuclease HII: MKKEDSGRICRKDINAVKEADTVKLNLAAEKKRVYELFARERLLSERGYRYIAGVDEAGRGPLAGPVVAAAVILPLDVFILKLNDSKLLSEKQREAVYEEIKQKAVAVNFSVVDEKYIDEHNILNATLHAMQKAVQGLSVKPDIVLVDALKIPGLDVQQENIIHGDRLCASIAAASIIAKVERDRIMKNYHELYPHYDFCNNKGYCTKKHVESIKKYGLSPIHRRSFSIKGWDCVES; the protein is encoded by the coding sequence GTGAAGAAGGAGGACTCTGGCAGGATTTGTAGAAAAGATATAAATGCGGTAAAGGAGGCCGATACAGTGAAGCTCAACCTGGCGGCTGAGAAGAAAAGGGTTTATGAGCTTTTTGCGCGGGAAAGGTTGCTTTCGGAGAGAGGCTACCGATACATAGCAGGCGTTGACGAAGCCGGGAGAGGGCCGCTGGCGGGTCCCGTAGTGGCTGCGGCGGTTATCCTCCCTCTGGATGTTTTTATTTTGAAGCTGAACGATTCCAAGCTCTTGAGCGAAAAGCAGCGGGAAGCGGTTTACGAAGAGATAAAGCAAAAAGCTGTGGCTGTCAATTTTTCCGTGGTCGACGAAAAGTACATAGACGAGCACAATATCCTGAATGCAACCCTCCATGCTATGCAAAAAGCTGTACAGGGCCTTTCGGTAAAGCCCGATATCGTCCTGGTCGATGCCCTGAAAATCCCGGGCCTTGACGTGCAGCAGGAGAATATAATCCACGGGGACCGGCTTTGCGCATCAATCGCCGCAGCTTCTATAATTGCCAAAGTCGAACGGGACAGGATAATGAAGAATTACCACGAACTGTATCCCCATTACGATTTTTGCAACAACAAGGGGTACTGTACCAAAAAACACGTCGAGTCGATTAAAAAATACGGTCTGAGCCCTATTCACAGGAGGAGCTTTTCGATAAAGGGCTGGGATTGCGTTGAATCATAA
- a CDS encoding YraN family protein, producing the protein MNHKELGKFGEDYALNYLKSNKYEIIKVNYRCKHGEIDIIARERNTVVFVEVKTRASDAFGRGMEAVDRSKQKKIRAAALNFLNEYNRPIGDLRFDVIDIKMNPGKLPDLVHLKNAF; encoded by the coding sequence TTGAATCATAAGGAACTGGGTAAATTTGGGGAGGATTACGCCCTGAATTATTTAAAATCCAATAAATACGAAATCATAAAGGTTAATTACCGGTGCAAGCACGGCGAGATAGACATTATCGCCAGGGAGAGAAATACCGTGGTCTTTGTTGAGGTAAAAACTAGGGCTTCCGACGCTTTCGGCAGAGGTATGGAAGCCGTTGATCGCAGCAAGCAAAAAAAGATCAGAGCTGCAGCTCTAAATTTCCTGAACGAGTACAACAGGCCCATCGGTGATCTGAGGTTTGACGTCATAGACATCAAAATGAACCCCGGGAAGTTGCCGGATCTGGTTCACCTCAAAAACGCCTTTTAG